A genome region from Cucumis sativus cultivar 9930 chromosome 4, Cucumber_9930_V3, whole genome shotgun sequence includes the following:
- the LOC101213356 gene encoding uncharacterized protein LOC101213356 isoform X1: MERSEPTLVPEWLRSSGSLSGSGIAQQFASSSSHSDISSQGHYSRSRTSKSISDIDKPHFDFLDWSSSSSTRRSSSNGSGKNAYSNFNRNHRDRDREKEKDMSNHGDSWGYDFSSPLVNVFSSRAEKETLRRSHSMVSRKQGDLFPQRVAVDLKSGGYNHKANSNGFHLGSTINGITDKAVFDKDFPSLGSEERQGGPDVGRVSSPGLTTCVQSLPIGSSTLIGREGWTSALAEVPTTVTGSPAAPSSIQQTANSGLGSPNATTPRKMAEALTQAPTRGRVTSQSTELSVKTQRLEELAIKQSRQLIPVTPSMPKVSVLSTFEKSKSKGASRTAEMNVPGKGGQQQLSMMQHNSQPLRGGQVKSDSPKTTHGKFLVLKPVWENGVLKDGSNPINNVNSRTANSQPSSVASSATSNTSRNQNNLTPSSSLERKVAALDLKSGSTLERRPPSAQSQSRSDFFNLIKKKTLVNGSTCLQDSGICTSPIKEKSGIANGEVVSAAVHPSAVTDDEVASNGDTSEEVQRFSEVVNKSLSPNKALCTDEEEAAFLRSLGWEENSGEDEGLTEEEINAFYQQYMNLKPSLKPIRCKLPESSSAV, from the exons ATGGAAAGAAGTGAACCTACATTAGTTCCAGAGTGGTTGAGAAGCTCTGGAAGTCTTTCTGGGAGTGGGATTGCTCAACAATTTGCATCGTCTTCTTCTCACTCAg ATATTTCTTCTCAAGGTCATTACTCGAGGAGTAGAACATCAAAGAGCATTAGTGATATAGATAAACCTCATTTTGATTTCTTGGATTGGTCATCTTCATCAAGCACGAGGAGGAGTTCTAGTAATGGCTCTGGAAAGAATGCTTATAGTAATTTTAATAGGAATCATCGTGATAGAGACCGGGAGAAGGAGAAAGATATGTCAAATCATGGGGACTCCTGGGGTTACGACTTTTCTAGTCCTCTGGTAAATGTATTTTCCAGTAGAGCAGAGAAGGAAACCCTGCGACGTTCTCATTCAATGGTGTCTAGGAAGCAAGGTGATTTATTTCCTCAAAGAGTTGCTGTCGACTTGAAAAGTGGAGGCTATAATCACAAGGCTAACAGTAATGGCTTTCATTTAGGAAGTACCATTAATGGTATCACTGATAAGGCTGTTTTCGACAAGGATTTTCCATCACTTGGATCAGAAGAAAGGCAAGGAGGACCAGACGTAGGAAGAGTATCGTCTCCTGGCTTGACCACATGTGTTCAGAGCTTGCCCATTGGAAGTTCAACTTTGATTGGTAGGGAAGGATGGACATCAGCTTTGGCTGAGGTGCCAACTACAGTCACGGGCAGTCCGGCTGCTCCATCATCTATTCAACAGACTGCCAATTCTGGATTGGGATCTCCAAATGCTACAACTCCACGTAAGATGGCTGAAGCTTTAACACAGGCACCAACAAGAGGTCGTGTTACTTCTCAGTCAACAGAG ttaTCTGTCAAGACACAGAGGCTTGAGGAATTGGCCATTAAGCAGTCCAGGCAGTTAATCCCAGTAACGCCATCAATGCCCAAAGTTTCT GTTCTTAgtacttttgaaaaatctaaGTCCAAAGGAGCATCCAGAACTGCTGAAATGAATGTGCCTGGCAAGGGCGGTCAACAACAGCTCTCTATGATGCAACATAATAGTCAGCCTCTTCGAGGTGGACAAGTCAAGTCCGATTCTCCAAAGACCACTCATGGAAAATTTCTGGTTCTCAAACCGGTATGGGAGAATGGCGTGTTAAAGGATGGCTCAAATCCTATTAATAACGTTAACAGTAGAACTGCAAATTCCCAGCCTTCTTCTGTTGCCTCTTCAGCAACATCTAACACTTCAAGGAACCAAAACAACCTGACTCCTTCCTCCTCTCTGGAGCGAAAGGTAGCTGCATTGGATCTGAAATCAGGATCCACTTTGGAAAGGAGACCCCCTTCTGCTCAATCACAAAGCAGGAGTGATTTCTTCaatctcataaaaaaaaagactttggTGAATGGTTCTACTTGTTTACAAGATTCGGGTATCTGTACATCTCCTATCAAGGAAAAATCTGGTATAGCGAATGGGGAAGTGGTTAGTGCTGCAGTGCATCCTTCTGCTGTTACTGATGATGAGGTAGCTAGCAATGGCGATACCTCTGAAGAGGTTCAGAGGTTTTCTGAGGTTGTGAATAAGAGTTTGAGCCCTAACAAAGCATTATGTACAGACGAGGAAGAGGCTGCATTTCTTCGTTCTCTTGGATGGGAAGAAAATTCAGGAGAGGATGAAGGACTAACGGAGGAGGAGATTAATGCTTTTTATCAGCAG TACATGAACCTGAAGCCATCTTTGAAGCCGATTAGATGTAAGTTACCAGAATCCTCCAGTGCTGTCTGA
- the NR1 gene encoding uncharacterized protein LOC101216001 isoform X1, which translates to MATSINNPQFSHLDSFSNLRSDSSLRCCNFPSIPTNHLLINNHDDNEDFSSDDDNDNDSDFTHLIRKGIQELEPSILDPRDFGTADCWIHRNESLVRLTGKHPFNSEPPLSRLMHHGFITPVPLHYVRNHGPVPKAKWEDWTVEVCGLVKKPTRFTMNQLVSDFSSREFPVTLVCAGNRRREHNMVKKTIGFNWGAGGTSTSVWRGVPLRDVLKRCGIFSRKKGALNVCFEGAECLPGGGGSKYGTSIRKEIAMDPARDIILAYMQNGDVLSPDHGFPVRVIIPGFIGGRMVKWVKRIIVTTQESDSYYHYRDNKVLPSHVDEELANAEAWWYKPECIITELNINSVITTPCHEEILPINSWTTQRPYTLRGYAYSGGGKKVTRVEVTLDGGESWHVCDLDCPEKATKYGKYWCWCFWSLEVEVLDLLAAKEIAVRAWDETFNTQPEKLIWNLMGMMNNCWFQVKTNMCKPHKGEIGIVFEHPTVPGNQSGGWMGKERHLEISTESNQTMKKSISSPFINTTSKTYSISDVQKHNSDQSAWIVVHGHVYDCTRFLKDHPGGMDSILINAGTDCTEEFDAIHSDKAKKMLEEYRIGELITTGYISDSSPNNSIHGDSFSSNPHLAPITETRRVALIPREKIRCKLVSKTSISHDVRRFRIGLPLDDQILGLPVGKHIFLCANIDGKLCMRAYTPTTCINQVGYFDLVVKIYFKNVNPKFPNGGLMSQHLESLPLGSELEIKGPLGHIEYTGNGNFVVDGRVKKAKKLAMLAGGTGITPIYQVAQAVLKDPEDETEMFLVYANRTENDILLKDELDEWSKRDKRFKVWYVVNESVREGWEYSVGVVRESIMREHLPEASPETMALACGPPPMIKFAVKPSLEKMNYDTTNSLLVF; encoded by the exons ATGGCTACCTCAATCAACAATCCCCAATTCTCTCATTTGGATTCTTTCTCTAACCTCCGCTCCGACTCATCACTTCGTTGTTGCAATTTCCCTTCCATTCCCACCAATCATCTCCTAATCAACAACCACGACGACAATGAAGATTTCTCTAGTGACGATGACAACGACAATGACTCTGATTTTACCCATTTGATTCGTAAAGGGATTCAAGAATTGGAACCCTCCATTTTGGACCCCAGAGATTTCGGAACGGCTGATTGTTGGATCCACCGAAATGAATCATTGGTTCGTCTTACCGGTAAACATCCCTTCAATTCCGAGCCGCCGTTATCTCGTTTGATGCACCATGGGTTCATCACTCCCGTCCCTCTCCATTACGTTCGTAACCACGGTCCGGTACCCAAGGCTAAGTGGGAGGATTGGACCGTTGAGGTTTGCGGTTTAGTAAAAAAACCAACCCGGTTCACTATGAATCAACTCGTAAGCGATTTCAGCAGCCGTGAGTTTCCTGTCACACTCGTCTGCGCCGGAAACCGCCGTAGGGAGCACAATATGGTTAAAAAAACCATTGGCTTTAACTGGGGTGCAGGCGGGACTTCCACCTCGGTCTGGCGAGGGGTTCCACTACGAGACGTTCTGAAACGGTGTGGTATCTTCAGTCGTAAAAAAGGAGCACTCAATGTCTGCTTTGAAGGAGCTGAATGTCTGCCCGGCGGCGGTGGGTCCAAGTACGGTACTAGTATCAGAAAGGAAATAGCCATGGACCCAGCTAGAGATATAATTTTAGCCTATATGCAAAACGGGGACGTACTGTCACCGGACCATGGTTTTCCGGTGCGGGTTATCATCCCCGGTTTCATCGGTGGAAGGATGGTGAAATGGGTAAAACGCATTATCGTAACAACACAAGAATCCGATAGCTATTACCATTATAGAGACAACAAAGTCCTCCCTTCCCATGTCGATGAAGAATTAGCAAACGCAGAAg CTTGGTGGTATAAGCCGGAGTGTATTATTACTGAGTTGAACATAAACTCGGTGATAACGACCCCATGTCATGAGGAAATCTTGCCGATAAATTCATGGACGACACAACGGCCATACACGTTGAGGGGATATGCATATTCTG gagGAGGAAAGAAAGTGACACGGGTGGAGGTGACTTTAGATGGTGGTGAGTCGTGGCATGTTTGCGATTTGGACTGTCCTGAGAAAGCTACAAAATACGGCAAATATTGGTGTTGGTGTTTTTGGTCACTGGAAGTTGAAGTTCTTGACTTACTTGCTGCTAAAGAAATTGCAGTACGCGCTTGGGATGAAACTTTCAACACTCAACCTGAAAAGCTCATTTGGAATCTCATGGGAATGATGAACAATTGTTGGTTTCAAGTGAAAACCAACATGTGTAAACCGCATAAAGGAGAGATCGGAATCGTTTTTGAACACCCAACTGTACCCGGCAACCAATCCGGCGGATGGATGGGTAAAGAAAGACATCTCGAAATATCCACCGAATCCAATCAAACCATGAAGAAGAGTATTTCGTCTCCCTTCATCAACACAACCTCAAAGACTTACTCCATCTCTGACGTTCAAAAGCACAACTCAGACCAATCCGCCTGGATCGTCGTACACGGCCATGTTTACGACTGCACCCGTTTCCTCAAAGACCACCCTGGGGGTATGGACAGCATTCTCATCAATGCCGGTACCGATTGTACGGAGGAATTCGACGCCATTCACTCGGACAAAGCCAAAAAAATGCTAGAGGAATACAGAATCGGCGAGTTGATCACCACCGGCTACATATCGGATTCATCGCCTAACAACTCCATCCATGGGGATTCTTTTAGTTCTAATCCTCACTTGGCTCCAATAACAGAAACGAGGCGCGTGGCTTTAATCCCGCGTGAAAAAATTCGCTGCAAATTAGTTTCCAAAACGTCAATCTCACACGACGTCAGACGGTTCAGAATCGGCTTGCCTTTAGACGATCAAATCCTGGGATTACCTGTAGGGAAACACATATTCCTATGTGCAAATATAGACGGTAAGCTCTGTATGAGGGCCTACACACCAACCACCTGCATCAATCAAGTCGGCTATTTCGACTTAGTGGTCAAAATCTATTTCAAAAACGTGAACCCAAAATTTCCAAACGGCGGACTCATGTCTCAGCATTTGGAGTCTCTCCCACTTGGTTCCGAACTAGAAATCAAAGGTCCGTTAGGCCACATCGAATACACCGGAAACGGAAATTTCGTGGTGGACGGTAGAGTAAAGAAGGCAAAGAAGCTAGCAATGTTGGCCGGCGGAACGGGAATAACGCCGATATATCAAGTGGCGCAGGCGGTGCTGAAGGATCCTGAGGATGAAACAGAGATGTTTTTGGTGTATGCGAACAGAACGGAAAATGATATTCTGTTGAAGGATGAGTTGGATGAATGGAGTAAAAGGGATAAGAGGTTTAAAGTGTGGTACGTTGTGAATGAGAGTGTAAGGGAAGGGTGGGAATATAGTGTGGGAGTGGTGAGGGAGAGCATTATGAGGGAGCATCTTCCAGAAGCTTCGCCGGAAACAATGGCGTTGGCTTGTGGACCACCGCCAATGATTAAGTTTGCTGTGAAACCCAGTTTGGAGAAGATGAATTACGACACTACTAACTCGTTGTTGGTGTTTTAG
- the LOC101213356 gene encoding uncharacterized protein LOC101213356 isoform X2, translating into MERSEPTLVPEWLRSSGSLSGSGIAQQFASSSSHSGHYSRSRTSKSISDIDKPHFDFLDWSSSSSTRRSSSNGSGKNAYSNFNRNHRDRDREKEKDMSNHGDSWGYDFSSPLVNVFSSRAEKETLRRSHSMVSRKQGDLFPQRVAVDLKSGGYNHKANSNGFHLGSTINGITDKAVFDKDFPSLGSEERQGGPDVGRVSSPGLTTCVQSLPIGSSTLIGREGWTSALAEVPTTVTGSPAAPSSIQQTANSGLGSPNATTPRKMAEALTQAPTRGRVTSQSTELSVKTQRLEELAIKQSRQLIPVTPSMPKVSVLSTFEKSKSKGASRTAEMNVPGKGGQQQLSMMQHNSQPLRGGQVKSDSPKTTHGKFLVLKPVWENGVLKDGSNPINNVNSRTANSQPSSVASSATSNTSRNQNNLTPSSSLERKVAALDLKSGSTLERRPPSAQSQSRSDFFNLIKKKTLVNGSTCLQDSGICTSPIKEKSGIANGEVVSAAVHPSAVTDDEVASNGDTSEEVQRFSEVVNKSLSPNKALCTDEEEAAFLRSLGWEENSGEDEGLTEEEINAFYQQYMNLKPSLKPIRCKLPESSSAV; encoded by the exons ATGGAAAGAAGTGAACCTACATTAGTTCCAGAGTGGTTGAGAAGCTCTGGAAGTCTTTCTGGGAGTGGGATTGCTCAACAATTTGCATCGTCTTCTTCTCACTCAg GTCATTACTCGAGGAGTAGAACATCAAAGAGCATTAGTGATATAGATAAACCTCATTTTGATTTCTTGGATTGGTCATCTTCATCAAGCACGAGGAGGAGTTCTAGTAATGGCTCTGGAAAGAATGCTTATAGTAATTTTAATAGGAATCATCGTGATAGAGACCGGGAGAAGGAGAAAGATATGTCAAATCATGGGGACTCCTGGGGTTACGACTTTTCTAGTCCTCTGGTAAATGTATTTTCCAGTAGAGCAGAGAAGGAAACCCTGCGACGTTCTCATTCAATGGTGTCTAGGAAGCAAGGTGATTTATTTCCTCAAAGAGTTGCTGTCGACTTGAAAAGTGGAGGCTATAATCACAAGGCTAACAGTAATGGCTTTCATTTAGGAAGTACCATTAATGGTATCACTGATAAGGCTGTTTTCGACAAGGATTTTCCATCACTTGGATCAGAAGAAAGGCAAGGAGGACCAGACGTAGGAAGAGTATCGTCTCCTGGCTTGACCACATGTGTTCAGAGCTTGCCCATTGGAAGTTCAACTTTGATTGGTAGGGAAGGATGGACATCAGCTTTGGCTGAGGTGCCAACTACAGTCACGGGCAGTCCGGCTGCTCCATCATCTATTCAACAGACTGCCAATTCTGGATTGGGATCTCCAAATGCTACAACTCCACGTAAGATGGCTGAAGCTTTAACACAGGCACCAACAAGAGGTCGTGTTACTTCTCAGTCAACAGAG ttaTCTGTCAAGACACAGAGGCTTGAGGAATTGGCCATTAAGCAGTCCAGGCAGTTAATCCCAGTAACGCCATCAATGCCCAAAGTTTCT GTTCTTAgtacttttgaaaaatctaaGTCCAAAGGAGCATCCAGAACTGCTGAAATGAATGTGCCTGGCAAGGGCGGTCAACAACAGCTCTCTATGATGCAACATAATAGTCAGCCTCTTCGAGGTGGACAAGTCAAGTCCGATTCTCCAAAGACCACTCATGGAAAATTTCTGGTTCTCAAACCGGTATGGGAGAATGGCGTGTTAAAGGATGGCTCAAATCCTATTAATAACGTTAACAGTAGAACTGCAAATTCCCAGCCTTCTTCTGTTGCCTCTTCAGCAACATCTAACACTTCAAGGAACCAAAACAACCTGACTCCTTCCTCCTCTCTGGAGCGAAAGGTAGCTGCATTGGATCTGAAATCAGGATCCACTTTGGAAAGGAGACCCCCTTCTGCTCAATCACAAAGCAGGAGTGATTTCTTCaatctcataaaaaaaaagactttggTGAATGGTTCTACTTGTTTACAAGATTCGGGTATCTGTACATCTCCTATCAAGGAAAAATCTGGTATAGCGAATGGGGAAGTGGTTAGTGCTGCAGTGCATCCTTCTGCTGTTACTGATGATGAGGTAGCTAGCAATGGCGATACCTCTGAAGAGGTTCAGAGGTTTTCTGAGGTTGTGAATAAGAGTTTGAGCCCTAACAAAGCATTATGTACAGACGAGGAAGAGGCTGCATTTCTTCGTTCTCTTGGATGGGAAGAAAATTCAGGAGAGGATGAAGGACTAACGGAGGAGGAGATTAATGCTTTTTATCAGCAG TACATGAACCTGAAGCCATCTTTGAAGCCGATTAGATGTAAGTTACCAGAATCCTCCAGTGCTGTCTGA
- the NR1 gene encoding uncharacterized protein LOC101216001 gives MATSINNPQFSHLDSFSNLRSDSSLRCCNFPSIPTNHLLINNHDDNEDFSSDDDNDNDSDFTHLIRKGIQELEPSILDPRDFGTADCWIHRNESLVRLTGKHPFNSEPPLSRLMHHGFITPVPLHYVRNHGPVPKAKWEDWTVEVCGLVKKPTRFTMNQLVSDFSSREFPVTLVCAGNRRREHNMVKKTIGFNWGAGGTSTSVWRGVPLRDVLKRCGIFSRKKGALNVCFEGAECLPGGGGSKYGTSIRKEIAMDPARDIILAYMQNGDVLSPDHGFPVRVIIPGFIGGRMVKWVKRIIVTTQESDSYYHYRDNKVLPSHVDEELANAEAWWYKPECIITELNINSVITTPCHEEILPINSWTTQRPYTLRGYAYSGGGKKVTRVEVTLDGGESWHVCDLDCPEKATKYGKYWCWCFWSLEVEVLDLLAAKEIAVRAWDETFNTQPEKLIWNLMGMMNNCWFQVKTNMCKPHKGEIGIVFEHPTVPGNQSGGWMGKERHLEISTESNQTMKKSISSPFINTTSKTYSISDVQKHNSDQSAWIVVHGHVYDCTRFLKDHPGGMDSILINAGTDCTEEFDAIHSDKAKKMLEEYRIGELITTGYISDSSPNNSIHGDSFSSNPHLAPITETRRVALIPREKIRCKLVSKTSISHDVRRFRIGLPLDDQILGLPVGKHIFLCANIDGKLCMRAYTPTTCINQVGYFDLVVKIYFKNVNPKFPNGGLMSQHLESLPLGSELEIKGPLGHIEYTGNGNFVVDGRVKKAKKLAMLAGGTGITPIYQVAQAVLKDPEDETEMFLVYANRTENDILLKDELDEWSKRDKRFKVWYVVNESVREGWEYSVGVVRESIMREHLPEASPETMALACGPPPMIKFAVKPISSSTHPRRSRLHTPFRNPVSFLLPWLTHSAKATRHQDRLGRLTNNKWMKGRNRAVQAVWRCLKPPLMSFTGRFGFLED, from the exons ATGGCTACCTCAATCAACAATCCCCAATTCTCTCATTTGGATTCTTTCTCTAACCTCCGCTCCGACTCATCACTTCGTTGTTGCAATTTCCCTTCCATTCCCACCAATCATCTCCTAATCAACAACCACGACGACAATGAAGATTTCTCTAGTGACGATGACAACGACAATGACTCTGATTTTACCCATTTGATTCGTAAAGGGATTCAAGAATTGGAACCCTCCATTTTGGACCCCAGAGATTTCGGAACGGCTGATTGTTGGATCCACCGAAATGAATCATTGGTTCGTCTTACCGGTAAACATCCCTTCAATTCCGAGCCGCCGTTATCTCGTTTGATGCACCATGGGTTCATCACTCCCGTCCCTCTCCATTACGTTCGTAACCACGGTCCGGTACCCAAGGCTAAGTGGGAGGATTGGACCGTTGAGGTTTGCGGTTTAGTAAAAAAACCAACCCGGTTCACTATGAATCAACTCGTAAGCGATTTCAGCAGCCGTGAGTTTCCTGTCACACTCGTCTGCGCCGGAAACCGCCGTAGGGAGCACAATATGGTTAAAAAAACCATTGGCTTTAACTGGGGTGCAGGCGGGACTTCCACCTCGGTCTGGCGAGGGGTTCCACTACGAGACGTTCTGAAACGGTGTGGTATCTTCAGTCGTAAAAAAGGAGCACTCAATGTCTGCTTTGAAGGAGCTGAATGTCTGCCCGGCGGCGGTGGGTCCAAGTACGGTACTAGTATCAGAAAGGAAATAGCCATGGACCCAGCTAGAGATATAATTTTAGCCTATATGCAAAACGGGGACGTACTGTCACCGGACCATGGTTTTCCGGTGCGGGTTATCATCCCCGGTTTCATCGGTGGAAGGATGGTGAAATGGGTAAAACGCATTATCGTAACAACACAAGAATCCGATAGCTATTACCATTATAGAGACAACAAAGTCCTCCCTTCCCATGTCGATGAAGAATTAGCAAACGCAGAAg CTTGGTGGTATAAGCCGGAGTGTATTATTACTGAGTTGAACATAAACTCGGTGATAACGACCCCATGTCATGAGGAAATCTTGCCGATAAATTCATGGACGACACAACGGCCATACACGTTGAGGGGATATGCATATTCTG gagGAGGAAAGAAAGTGACACGGGTGGAGGTGACTTTAGATGGTGGTGAGTCGTGGCATGTTTGCGATTTGGACTGTCCTGAGAAAGCTACAAAATACGGCAAATATTGGTGTTGGTGTTTTTGGTCACTGGAAGTTGAAGTTCTTGACTTACTTGCTGCTAAAGAAATTGCAGTACGCGCTTGGGATGAAACTTTCAACACTCAACCTGAAAAGCTCATTTGGAATCTCATGGGAATGATGAACAATTGTTGGTTTCAAGTGAAAACCAACATGTGTAAACCGCATAAAGGAGAGATCGGAATCGTTTTTGAACACCCAACTGTACCCGGCAACCAATCCGGCGGATGGATGGGTAAAGAAAGACATCTCGAAATATCCACCGAATCCAATCAAACCATGAAGAAGAGTATTTCGTCTCCCTTCATCAACACAACCTCAAAGACTTACTCCATCTCTGACGTTCAAAAGCACAACTCAGACCAATCCGCCTGGATCGTCGTACACGGCCATGTTTACGACTGCACCCGTTTCCTCAAAGACCACCCTGGGGGTATGGACAGCATTCTCATCAATGCCGGTACCGATTGTACGGAGGAATTCGACGCCATTCACTCGGACAAAGCCAAAAAAATGCTAGAGGAATACAGAATCGGCGAGTTGATCACCACCGGCTACATATCGGATTCATCGCCTAACAACTCCATCCATGGGGATTCTTTTAGTTCTAATCCTCACTTGGCTCCAATAACAGAAACGAGGCGCGTGGCTTTAATCCCGCGTGAAAAAATTCGCTGCAAATTAGTTTCCAAAACGTCAATCTCACACGACGTCAGACGGTTCAGAATCGGCTTGCCTTTAGACGATCAAATCCTGGGATTACCTGTAGGGAAACACATATTCCTATGTGCAAATATAGACGGTAAGCTCTGTATGAGGGCCTACACACCAACCACCTGCATCAATCAAGTCGGCTATTTCGACTTAGTGGTCAAAATCTATTTCAAAAACGTGAACCCAAAATTTCCAAACGGCGGACTCATGTCTCAGCATTTGGAGTCTCTCCCACTTGGTTCCGAACTAGAAATCAAAGGTCCGTTAGGCCACATCGAATACACCGGAAACGGAAATTTCGTGGTGGACGGTAGAGTAAAGAAGGCAAAGAAGCTAGCAATGTTGGCCGGCGGAACGGGAATAACGCCGATATATCAAGTGGCGCAGGCGGTGCTGAAGGATCCTGAGGATGAAACAGAGATGTTTTTGGTGTATGCGAACAGAACGGAAAATGATATTCTGTTGAAGGATGAGTTGGATGAATGGAGTAAAAGGGATAAGAGGTTTAAAGTGTGGTACGTTGTGAATGAGAGTGTAAGGGAAGGGTGGGAATATAGTGTGGGAGTGGTGAGGGAGAGCATTATGAGGGAGCATCTTCCAGAAGCTTCGCCGGAAACAATGGCGTTGGCTTGTGGACCACCGCCAATGATTAAGTTTGCTGTGAAACCCA tttcttcttcaacgCATCCCCGTCGTAGTCGTCTCCATACTCCTTTCCGTAACCCTGtctcctttcttctcccatgGCTAACCCACTCTGCCAAAGCAACACGACACCAAGATCGTTTGGGGAGGTTGACGAACAACAAGTGGATGAAGGGGAGAAACAGGGCAGTTCAAGCTGTGTGGAGGTGTTTGAAGCCGCCATTGATGAGCTTCACAGGTCGTTTCGGGTTCTTAGAAGATTGA
- the LOC101213356 gene encoding uncharacterized protein LOC101213356 isoform X3, whose amino-acid sequence MERSEPTLVPEWLRSSGSLSGSGIAQQFASSSSHSDISSQGHYSRSRTSKSISDIDKPHFDFLDWSSSSSTRRSSSNGSGKNAYSNFNRNHRDRDREKEKDMSNHGDSWGYDFSSPLVNVFSSRAEKETLRRSHSMVSRKQGSTINGITDKAVFDKDFPSLGSEERQGGPDVGRVSSPGLTTCVQSLPIGSSTLIGREGWTSALAEVPTTVTGSPAAPSSIQQTANSGLGSPNATTPRKMAEALTQAPTRGRVTSQSTELSVKTQRLEELAIKQSRQLIPVTPSMPKVSVLSTFEKSKSKGASRTAEMNVPGKGGQQQLSMMQHNSQPLRGGQVKSDSPKTTHGKFLVLKPVWENGVLKDGSNPINNVNSRTANSQPSSVASSATSNTSRNQNNLTPSSSLERKVAALDLKSGSTLERRPPSAQSQSRSDFFNLIKKKTLVNGSTCLQDSGICTSPIKEKSGIANGEVVSAAVHPSAVTDDEVASNGDTSEEVQRFSEVVNKSLSPNKALCTDEEEAAFLRSLGWEENSGEDEGLTEEEINAFYQQYMNLKPSLKPIRCKLPESSSAV is encoded by the exons ATGGAAAGAAGTGAACCTACATTAGTTCCAGAGTGGTTGAGAAGCTCTGGAAGTCTTTCTGGGAGTGGGATTGCTCAACAATTTGCATCGTCTTCTTCTCACTCAg ATATTTCTTCTCAAGGTCATTACTCGAGGAGTAGAACATCAAAGAGCATTAGTGATATAGATAAACCTCATTTTGATTTCTTGGATTGGTCATCTTCATCAAGCACGAGGAGGAGTTCTAGTAATGGCTCTGGAAAGAATGCTTATAGTAATTTTAATAGGAATCATCGTGATAGAGACCGGGAGAAGGAGAAAGATATGTCAAATCATGGGGACTCCTGGGGTTACGACTTTTCTAGTCCTCTGGTAAATGTATTTTCCAGTAGAGCAGAGAAGGAAACCCTGCGACGTTCTCATTCAATGGTGTCTAGGAAGCAAG GAAGTACCATTAATGGTATCACTGATAAGGCTGTTTTCGACAAGGATTTTCCATCACTTGGATCAGAAGAAAGGCAAGGAGGACCAGACGTAGGAAGAGTATCGTCTCCTGGCTTGACCACATGTGTTCAGAGCTTGCCCATTGGAAGTTCAACTTTGATTGGTAGGGAAGGATGGACATCAGCTTTGGCTGAGGTGCCAACTACAGTCACGGGCAGTCCGGCTGCTCCATCATCTATTCAACAGACTGCCAATTCTGGATTGGGATCTCCAAATGCTACAACTCCACGTAAGATGGCTGAAGCTTTAACACAGGCACCAACAAGAGGTCGTGTTACTTCTCAGTCAACAGAG ttaTCTGTCAAGACACAGAGGCTTGAGGAATTGGCCATTAAGCAGTCCAGGCAGTTAATCCCAGTAACGCCATCAATGCCCAAAGTTTCT GTTCTTAgtacttttgaaaaatctaaGTCCAAAGGAGCATCCAGAACTGCTGAAATGAATGTGCCTGGCAAGGGCGGTCAACAACAGCTCTCTATGATGCAACATAATAGTCAGCCTCTTCGAGGTGGACAAGTCAAGTCCGATTCTCCAAAGACCACTCATGGAAAATTTCTGGTTCTCAAACCGGTATGGGAGAATGGCGTGTTAAAGGATGGCTCAAATCCTATTAATAACGTTAACAGTAGAACTGCAAATTCCCAGCCTTCTTCTGTTGCCTCTTCAGCAACATCTAACACTTCAAGGAACCAAAACAACCTGACTCCTTCCTCCTCTCTGGAGCGAAAGGTAGCTGCATTGGATCTGAAATCAGGATCCACTTTGGAAAGGAGACCCCCTTCTGCTCAATCACAAAGCAGGAGTGATTTCTTCaatctcataaaaaaaaagactttggTGAATGGTTCTACTTGTTTACAAGATTCGGGTATCTGTACATCTCCTATCAAGGAAAAATCTGGTATAGCGAATGGGGAAGTGGTTAGTGCTGCAGTGCATCCTTCTGCTGTTACTGATGATGAGGTAGCTAGCAATGGCGATACCTCTGAAGAGGTTCAGAGGTTTTCTGAGGTTGTGAATAAGAGTTTGAGCCCTAACAAAGCATTATGTACAGACGAGGAAGAGGCTGCATTTCTTCGTTCTCTTGGATGGGAAGAAAATTCAGGAGAGGATGAAGGACTAACGGAGGAGGAGATTAATGCTTTTTATCAGCAG TACATGAACCTGAAGCCATCTTTGAAGCCGATTAGATGTAAGTTACCAGAATCCTCCAGTGCTGTCTGA